The Roseofilum capinflatum BLCC-M114 genomic sequence CCAAAATCGGCGTGGCCTGGGGTGTCAACGATATTAATTAGGGTATCTTTATAGTGAACCGCAGTGTTTTTAGACAGAATTGTAATTCCCCGCTCCCGTTCCAGGGTGTTAGAATCCATGACACAATCGGGGACTTCTTCTCCTTCGCGAAAAATACCCGATTGCTTGAGCAGAGCATCCACAAGAGTTGTTTTGCCATGATCGACGTGGGCAATAATGGCAACATTGCGAATGGGAAGAGACATATATATTTAAGGGCCGTTAACTATAGATTTCAGCGTAATAAACATTACGCAATATATCTTAACAGTAAAAATCCCCCTGGGTCAAGAGGTTTCTGCGAGTAGACTGGAACGGCATTCCCTCTAGACTACCGTCCTAATTTTTGTCGGATGCGAGCGATAAATGATTGGGTTTCGGGTAATTTTAGGGGGAGGCAGAGGAGAACAAAAATCCCTAAACCGATGGAGCCGGAAATGGAGAGTTGCAGGAGATGGAAGAGAAAAGTGGGGGTTGTCCAGAGTTGTTCTAAGGTGTCGTTAACAAACCACGCGAGGGAGGAGGCGATCGCACTCACTAGGGTCAAATTCAGTATCGGAATCATCCACCCTTGCCAGAGTAAACCCTGAATTTTCCGATCCAACAAAATAATCATTGCCACCATGGAAAACAAGTTAACGCCCACTGTGGCCAACACCAAACCCGGTGCGCCAAAAGTTTGAATCAATACATAATCTAACACCCCATTCAAGACAATACTAATAACACTGATCCGAAAAGGGGTTTGACCATCTCCGAGGGCATAAAAGACACGCACTAATACATCTCGGCCTAAGTAAACAAACATGCCGATGCCATAGGCTACCAGTAAGCTAGAAACAAACTGGGACGCTTGCGGGTCAAAGGCTCCGCGCTCGTACACCACCCGCACGATCGCATCACTGAGGGCAATCATCAACCCCCCCAAGGGTAACATCGTCAGGGCGGTGAGAATCATCCCTTGGCGGATGCGCTGCTTCAGTTCTGGCCAATTTTCCGGTTCCGTAAGCCGGGAAAAGACCGGTAACAGGGGAACCAAAAGCATATTGGAGAGAATACCCAGAGGTGTTTGTACCAATAAGCCCGCATAGCCCAAGGCTGAGGCGGTTTGGGGGATGAAGGAAGCAAAAAAGAGGTCAGTATAAACATTAATCTGCATCATGCCAGAAGAAAGGGTCGCCGGGCCCAACACCCGCAAGATTTGACCGACTCCCGGTTGGCGAAACTGAAACCTGAGTCGCAGGGTTCCTAAACCCGATCGCCATTGCACTACCAGTTGGGCAAACCATTGGATCGCTGCACCTCCAAGGGTTCCCCAAGCCAACACTTGCCCCCCGATGCGAGCATATTCGGGGTTGATGATATCGGAGCCAAGTTGCAGGAAGAGAGCGCCTAAACTGGCTAAAATGGTCAAACTAGAAAACAGGGGACTAATGGAGGGGAGAAAATATTGATCTCCCGCGTTCAATGTGCCAAATCCAATCCCAATCCACCCTGCTAGGAGCGCCAGAGGAGCCATGATCCGCAATTGTTCTACGGCGATCGCATGAATCTCCATTCCTTCGGGCGTTTGCAACAGTCCCGGAGCCACCAAATTGATCAGGGGATCAGCTGCTACCACTAAAAACAGGGTAACCGGCAGTAAAATCAGACTGACCAATGTTGTAATCGTTTCAACCAACGGCGCAGCCTCTTCCGGTTTACGCTTGGCTAAAGCACTGACAATGGCACTATGAAACGGGCCATTGATTCCCCCTAAGAGGATAAGCAGAAAACCGGGAATCACATAGGCATAGGTATAGGCATCTACTGCCGGCCCCACTCCAAACGCCGCCGCGATCGCCTGTTGACGGACTAAACCCGCCACTTTACTGACTAAGGTGGCGATCGCCACTAAACCCGCAATTCCCGCTAAAGAGCGAGATGATTTAGAAGAATCAGGCATTTTGGTAATGGGTAATGAGCATTCTGTCTAGCCCTATTCTTCCATATTTAATAAGACTTTTAAGGCCCCTTTTTGTTGAGCTAATTTAAACCCTTCCAGTCCTTCGCTGAGGGGATATTCTGCCTGAATTAAACGATGAATATCAATGCGATGGTTTTCCAGTAGAGCTAAGGCTTTATCAAAGGGGCCGCATCGCGATCCAATGACCGTGATTTCATTGACCACCAGGGTAGAAGCATCGAAGGTGAGCTTCCCTGCATACGTGCTTTTTAGGACAAGGGTTCCCCGTGGACGAAGGGCACGAGCGGCGATCGCAAATCCTTGGGGGTTGCCCGTACATTCCACGGTGCGATCGAATGTACCCTCTTGAACATCATCCGCAAACCCTACGGAAATTCCCAGAGCTTCTAAATTGGCTAACTTCTCCCGATGACGACCGATCGCCAACAGGTTGCATCCAGTGAGCGCCAAGCTTTGAGCCACCAACTGTCCTAATTTGCCATCTCCAACCACTAAAACCCTATCCTCTGGAGTAATCGATACCTGCTCTTGAATTTCTAAAGCAGCAGCTAACGGCTCCGTAAATGTGGCCGCATTCGTCTCTACCGTATCGGGAACCGGATGTAAATTTTTAATTGGCAAACTTAGATAATCGGCAAACGCTCCATGGCGATTGACAATGCCTAATACTGTCCGGTTTTCGCAATGGGTGGGTTCTCCCCGCCGACAGAAGCGACAGTCTCCACAACTAGCATTGATTTCCCCCACTACTCGTTGATTCACCCACTTTTCTGGCCCTTCTGCTACAACACCGACAAACTCATGACCGAGAATCCCCGTGTAGGGATAGTATCCGCGCAGTAGCTCTAAATCCGTATTACAAATGCCAGCACGCAACACTTTCACTAACGCTTCTCCTTCTGGAGGAGTGGGGGTAGATAAATCCGTTCGCAGTTGGAGTTGTTGGTTTTCCAGCCAAATTCCTTTCATAATCGCGGGTGGGGTTAACAAATTGCTATCATCGAGTTTCTATCATCATATCTATCATCATATCTATCATCATATCTATCATCATAACTGTATCTCCCCATTCCCCACTCCCCTCACCCTAAGCGGAGTCGAAGAGCATTCCCGACTATTTAACAATCACGGGGGTTCCCAACTCTGTCCAGTTAAAGAGCCATTGGGCATGATCGACGGCAACATTCACGCAACCATGGCTGACGGGTGTGCCAAATTGATGATGCCAGTACGCGCCATGGATGGCATAGTGACCAGAATAGTACATGGTATAGGGAACATCGGGCAAATCATAGCCATCTCCTTGCATCCGAGCAACGTCATGTTTGGATTCGATGGCAAAGCTGCCTCTGGGGGTTTCATGGTAGGCTTTTCCGGTGGAGATAATGACGCTGTAGATGGGAATGGAGCCTTCCCAAGCGGTGAGGCGCTGGGTGGCAATATTCACTTCTATCCAGCGTTGGCTGGAGTTTTTCAGGGTTTGAACCTGCTCTTCTAGGGTTGGGGTTTGGGCGAAGGTGGGGATAGGTTGGATACCTTGCGCTCCAAGCATAATGAGGGTGAGGATAGGGATAATTGCTTTCATGGCAGTGATGCAGAGTCGATCGCTATTCCTATTTTGCCTGAAGACCTATGTATCATCCATGCGTAATTGTGCTAGAAGTTGGCGAGTGTTGTCTGAAATTGCCTGCCAATTCTGTTGTTTGACTAGGGATGGGGGAAAGAGTTGGCTGGATAACCCGACGGCGATCGCCCCGGCTTTAATCAGATCGGGGGCATTGTCTAGGGTAACGCCTCCGGTGGGAATGAGGGGAATATGACCTAAAGGGCCATGTAAGCTTTTAAGATAGTGGCTTCCACCAATGGCTTGAATGGGAAAGACTTTGACGCTACTGGCTCCGGTTTGCCAAGCGGTGACAATTTCGGTGGGGGTAAGAGCGCCGGGAATGATGGGAATATGGGCTTTGATGGCTTGTTCGATCAGGGGGGGATGGGTATGGGGAGAAAATAGAAATTCTGCACCACAGGCGATTGCCTGTTGCACGTCATTGCTAGTCAGTAGGGTTCCTGCGCCGATGGTACAGTGGGGCAGTTGTTGGCGCAGTAGGGCGATCAGATCGGCGGGGCGATCGCTATTCCAGGTAATCTCAATTAAGCCCATGCCTCCTTGAGCCACTGCGTGAGCGAGTTGCATCCCCAGTTTCAGATCGGGAGAACGGATGACGGCGATCGCCCGATAATTCTGTAGTAAGTCTAACCACCGTTGCTTGTACATATCTCTCAAATAGACAAAAAAAGAAACAAGGCTCTTAAAATAGCCTTGTAATTGAGTCATGGGTTGGAAACTGGAGTTAAGTCGTCGTTGTTGGTTTAGTTCTTCGCCGTACTCCAAGGGCTACAGAGTTGGAGAATTAGACCACAACCGATGATTTTAAACAAATCTAATGCCCAATATCCCATTTGCATGGGCATCATTTCTGAGGGCAGCGATCGCACGGTTTCAAAGAAGGTTAAATTCAGTCCCATGGCACTCATTTGTGGGGTTAATCCATAGGTGTCTACCAAAGCGACCGCTAATAAAATGACTGATACGATAATAGCAGTGTGGCGTTTTGCTTCTGATAGTTGATGTTGATTTTCTAAAACGAGCAAGCCCGTTAAGGTTAAGGCAGCGCAGATAATTTCTACACGGTTAAACACCCAAAAAATAGAATAGCCTGCTGATGCAAATCCGGGTTGAGTCATCATTCCGGCACTATACAAAATGGGCATAATTACCAGATCGACGATCAGGGTTGCACTTAGCCAAAACCCTAGAGCGCCTAGGAGGATTTGTTGCCAGTTCAGATGTTTTTGATTGCTTCCAGATAGAGTTGCCATTTCGTTTCCCTCTTACACTCTCTACTTTTATGTTCTACCGAACTTTGGACTCAGTTGCTCGATAGTGCAATATTTATTTATATCTATCGGATCGGGTTAACGATTTTTGGAGGGTTTACTTCAAATAATGTTAAGAAACGTAAAGAAAAGAAGGGGCGAAAGTTCAGGTTAGGAGAGGGGTGGGCCGAGATTACTGGAGCGAATAGGAATGTTATAGTTAGGGTAATCGGTAATGGGTAATCGGTAATGGGTAATTGGATACAGCATTATAAGCTATTAATTCTTCCGTTTAGTCTTTTGGCCTTCACTGTGGGCGATCCTACCCTTTCCCGATCTGCGCCAATGTATGCGGTTACTCTACGAGATGGAATTACAGCCTTTGCCGGACAACCCCGGTTAATCTCCGTGACGACGACGAACAACTCCATTCGTGCTTGGAGTGCAGCCTATTACTTTACCATCGAACTGCCAGAGGATGCCACTGAACCGCTTAAGAAGCTGGAAATCAGTCAAACGCAAGGCTTTGATGTACCTCGATATGAAGCTCAACGAACCAGGGTTTTTGCAGGCGATCGCCGCAATCGGGGGCGATCCTTTACAATAGAAGAGGTAGCGATCGCAGAGCGCACGATTACCCTAACCTTAGAGGAACCCATTCCCCCTGGAACCCAATTTACCCTCGGCTTATATCCGGTTAGAAATCCCAATACCACTGGCGTATACTTATTTGGCGTAACTGCGTTTCCTCAAGGAGAAAAGCCCCAAAAAGCGTTTCTGGGATTTGGCCGACTTCACTTTTATCACCCCTATTTTTAGCTAAGGTAAGGTGCGTTAATAAGCCATCTTACTCGGTTTGTAAGTATAAGTTACTGCGAATATCGACACTCTGCTCTGTCCCATTCGGCATTTTTTAACGTTTCTTTAACAATTAGGGGTAACGAGTGCATTTTCGCCAAAACTCAATCATGATAGAAAAATATGGAACGGCTTGATGTGCCGCACCTCTCCATTTTAAAACCCTGCTTAAACCCTCGTATAAGATAACCAACAAATGACCATTCAAAAATCTCAACCCGATCTCCAAGACTCAAAACACCTGTGGGGACTAACAGCTACGGAAGTTGAAGCCAGTCGCCAACAGTATGGACTGAATATCCTCACCCCACCAGAGCAAACCCCTTGGTGGGAACTCTATCTAGAAAAGTATGAAGACCCTATTATTCGGATTTTAATTGTGGCGGCGCTGTTGGCCATGACCATTGGTTTTGTGGATGGAGAATATCTGGAAGGTCTGGGAATTTTGGTCGCTATTTTTTTAGCCACTACCGTTTCCTTTATCAATGAGTATAAAGCCACTCAAGAATTCAATATTCTCAATCAAGTTAATGATGAAGTTCCGGTAACCGTTGTCCGTAATGGTGTTTTTAGTAAAGTCCCTAAAAAGGAGATTGTGGTTGGAGATGTGGTGTTACTCGAAGCCGGAGATGAAGTGCCGGCCGATGGTTTGGCGATCGGTGCGGTGTCGTTTCAGATTAATGAGTCCAGCTTGACGGGGGAAACTCTCCCGGTGAACAAGGTCACTTCTCACCAGTTAGAGAAACTGACGGTTAGTTCTACGGCCTATCCTCCGGATCAGGTGATGCGCGGCACTATTGTGGTGGATGGCCATGGAATCATAGAAGTGATTGCCATTGGTGATCAAACGGAAATTGGTAAAACGGCACGAGCGGCGGCTGGGCCAACTGATGAAAAAACCCCCCTGAATCAACAACTCGATCGCCTCAGTCAGTTGATTGGGGTGTGTGGGTTAGTCAT encodes the following:
- a CDS encoding DUF2808 domain-containing protein, which encodes MGNWIQHYKLLILPFSLLAFTVGDPTLSRSAPMYAVTLRDGITAFAGQPRLISVTTTNNSIRAWSAAYYFTIELPEDATEPLKKLEISQTQGFDVPRYEAQRTRVFAGDRRNRGRSFTIEEVAIAERTITLTLEEPIPPGTQFTLGLYPVRNPNTTGVYLFGVTAFPQGEKPQKAFLGFGRLHFYHPYF
- the murJ gene encoding murein biosynthesis integral membrane protein MurJ; the protein is MPDSSKSSRSLAGIAGLVAIATLVSKVAGLVRQQAIAAAFGVGPAVDAYTYAYVIPGFLLILLGGINGPFHSAIVSALAKRKPEEAAPLVETITTLVSLILLPVTLFLVVAADPLINLVAPGLLQTPEGMEIHAIAVEQLRIMAPLALLAGWIGIGFGTLNAGDQYFLPSISPLFSSLTILASLGALFLQLGSDIINPEYARIGGQVLAWGTLGGAAIQWFAQLVVQWRSGLGTLRLRFQFRQPGVGQILRVLGPATLSSGMMQINVYTDLFFASFIPQTASALGYAGLLVQTPLGILSNMLLVPLLPVFSRLTEPENWPELKQRIRQGMILTALTMLPLGGLMIALSDAIVRVVYERGAFDPQASQFVSSLLVAYGIGMFVYLGRDVLVRVFYALGDGQTPFRISVISIVLNGVLDYVLIQTFGAPGLVLATVGVNLFSMVAMIILLDRKIQGLLWQGWMIPILNLTLVSAIASSLAWFVNDTLEQLWTTPTFLFHLLQLSISGSIGLGIFVLLCLPLKLPETQSFIARIRQKLGR
- a CDS encoding bifunctional 4-hydroxy-2-oxoglutarate aldolase/2-dehydro-3-deoxy-phosphogluconate aldolase produces the protein MYKQRWLDLLQNYRAIAVIRSPDLKLGMQLAHAVAQGGMGLIEITWNSDRPADLIALLRQQLPHCTIGAGTLLTSNDVQQAIACGAEFLFSPHTHPPLIEQAIKAHIPIIPGALTPTEIVTAWQTGASSVKVFPIQAIGGSHYLKSLHGPLGHIPLIPTGGVTLDNAPDLIKAGAIAVGLSSQLFPPSLVKQQNWQAISDNTRQLLAQLRMDDT
- a CDS encoding MDR/zinc-dependent alcohol dehydrogenase-like family protein, encoding MKGIWLENQQLQLRTDLSTPTPPEGEALVKVLRAGICNTDLELLRGYYPYTGILGHEFVGVVAEGPEKWVNQRVVGEINASCGDCRFCRRGEPTHCENRTVLGIVNRHGAFADYLSLPIKNLHPVPDTVETNAATFTEPLAAALEIQEQVSITPEDRVLVVGDGKLGQLVAQSLALTGCNLLAIGRHREKLANLEALGISVGFADDVQEGTFDRTVECTGNPQGFAIAARALRPRGTLVLKSTYAGKLTFDASTLVVNEITVIGSRCGPFDKALALLENHRIDIHRLIQAEYPLSEGLEGFKLAQQKGALKVLLNMEE
- a CDS encoding DUF4149 domain-containing protein, with the translated sequence MATLSGSNQKHLNWQQILLGALGFWLSATLIVDLVIMPILYSAGMMTQPGFASAGYSIFWVFNRVEIICAALTLTGLLVLENQHQLSEAKRHTAIIVSVILLAVALVDTYGLTPQMSAMGLNLTFFETVRSLPSEMMPMQMGYWALDLFKIIGCGLILQLCSPWSTAKN
- a CDS encoding L,D-transpeptidase; translation: MKAIIPILTLIMLGAQGIQPIPTFAQTPTLEEQVQTLKNSSQRWIEVNIATQRLTAWEGSIPIYSVIISTGKAYHETPRGSFAIESKHDVARMQGDGYDLPDVPYTMYYSGHYAIHGAYWHHQFGTPVSHGCVNVAVDHAQWLFNWTELGTPVIVK